One part of the Arabidopsis thaliana chromosome 4, partial sequence genome encodes these proteins:
- a CDS encoding ECA1 gametogenesis family protein (DUF784) (Protein of unknown function (DUF784); FUNCTIONS IN: molecular_function unknown; INVOLVED IN: biological_process unknown; LOCATED IN: endomembrane system; EXPRESSED IN: synergid; CONTAINS InterPro DOMAIN/s: Protein of unknown function DUF784, Arabidopsis thaliana (InterPro:IPR008502); BEST Arabidopsis thaliana protein match is: Protein of unknown function (DUF784) (TAIR:AT1G45223.1); Has 30201 Blast hits to 17322 proteins in 780 species: Archae - 12; Bacteria - 1396; Metazoa - 17338; Fungi - 3422; Plants - 5037; Viruses - 0; Other Eukaryotes - 2996 (source: NCBI BLink).), whose translation MVVALVCAFVPVFSVEEAEAKSLRDTCLVKITPKCALNIITVVFGNGTLIEACCNDLVQEGKVCHDNLIKYIADRPSLIGRETQYLKKRDEVWSHCVSISKTA comes from the coding sequence ATGGTTGTAGCTTTGGTGTGTGCGTTTGTTCCTGTATTTTCTGtcgaagaagctgaagcaaaatCATTAAGGGACACTTGTCTCGTTAAAATCACTCCTAAATGTGCATTGAATATAATCACTGTTGTTTTTGGAAATGGAACCCTCATTGAGGCTTGTTGCAACGATCTTGTCCAAGAAGGAAAAGTGTGTCACGATAATCTCATTAAATATATTGCTGACAGACCAAGCTTAATTGGCCGTGAAACACaatacttgaagaagaggGATGAAGTGTGGAGTCATTGTGTCTCAATCTCTAAAACCGCTTaa